In Alkalicoccobacillus plakortidis, the genomic stretch TTACCGCCAACTTCAGGATCTAGATAAAGATAGCGCGAGTTACAATCCGTAGTCATTGCAAGTGCTTTTCGTGTATCACGGATACGAACAACAGCCGCATCAGAACCTGGAGAAACCACTGTATTGGTTTGTACCATGTAGTCATACTGGTCATAGACCCACTCTTTGCTTGCAATTGTTGGCTGAGCCAATAATTGAAGCAGTGTTTCTTTAGAGTTATCTATAGTAGGTACATATGCAGCCTGCTCTTGGAACTCTTTATAATAAGCCGGAACTGCTGATGGTTTGTGATATACAGGAGCTTCTTCAGCTAACGCATCCACCGGTACATCTGCTGCTAACCCACCGTTATGCATTAAACGAAGACGTTTGTCATCCGTTACATAACCAACCTCAGCAGAAAGAAGTCCCCAACGGTCAACAATTTCTTTGATCTCTGCTTCTCTTCCTTTTTGTACAACAATCAGCATACGCTCTTGTGATTCGGACAACATCATTTCATAAGCTGTCATGCCTTTTTCACGTTGAGGTACCAAGTCTAGATTCATGACAATACCAGATCCGGCCTTACTTGCCATCTCTGCAGAAGACGAAGTTAAACCAGCAGCACCCATATCTTGGATCCCAACAAGCGCGTCACTTTGGATCAGTTCAAGGCACGCTTCAAGCAAAAGTTTCTCCATAAATGGATCTCCAACTTGAACTGCCGGGCGTTTCTCTTCAGAGCTTTCACTTAGCTCTTCAGATGCAAAAGTTGCCCCATGAATTCCGTCGCGACCAGTGCTTGCGCCAACATACATCACCGTGTTGCCTACACCTTTTGCTTGTCCTTTTTGAATATCCTTATGATCAATTAAACCGACACACATCGCATTAACAAGCGGGTTGCCTTCATAACATGGGTCAAATTGCACTTCTCCACCCACAGTTGGAACACCAATACAGTTTCCGTATCCGGCAATTCAGCTACAACCTCTTCAAATAAATAACGAACTTTTGGAGATGTTAATTCCCCAAAACGAAGTGAATTTAAGATGGAGATTGGTCGTGCTCCCATCGAGAACACATCACGCAAAATTCCGCCAACTCCAGTTGCAGCACCTTGATAAGGCTCAATTGCTGATGGGTGGTTGTGACTTTCTATCTTAAATACAACAGCCTGGTCATCACCGATATCAATAATTCAGCACCTTCACCAGGACCTTGAAGAACCTTTTCACCAGTTACAGGGAACTTCTTCAAAAGCACTTTGGAATTCTTATAACTACAGTGTTCTGACCACATAACTGAAAATAATCCTGTTTCTGTATAGTTAGGCGTACGCCCTAAAATCTCTTCAACAAGCTGGAATTCATCATCAGTTAAACCCATGGCCTGATACAGCTTTTCTTTTTTTACCTGTTCAGATGATGGTTCAACGAGTAGTGACATGAGAGTTCCTCCAGTTTTTTAGAATGGATTGAAATAATGCTAGTCCGTCTGCGCTGCCAAGAAGCTCTTCTACCGCACGCTCTGGGTGAGGCATCATACCAAGTACATTACCAGCTTCATTAACGATACCGGCAATTTGATTACGCGAGCCATTTACGTTCGAGCTATAACGGAACACGATTTGATTGTTCGCTTCAAGCTTTTGATACGTCTCATCATCACATTCATAGTTCCCTTCGCCATGAGCCACGGGAACTGTGATTTCTGACCCTTCAACATATCCAGTTGTAAACATCGTTTCTGCATTTGCAACGGTTAACTGAACTGGACGGCAAATGAATTTTAAGCCTTCATTACGCTTCATAGCCCCTGGTAGCAAGCCTGCTTCAAGTAGCACCTGGAATCCATTACAAACTCCAAGGACTGGTACACCAGCTTTAGCTGCTTCAATTACTGCATTCATAATTGGTGCAAAACGAGCGATTGCACCTGAACGAAGATAATCTCCGTGAGAGAATCCTCCTGGAAGCAATATGCCGTCATACCCTTCAAGAGACGTGTCATTGTGCCACACGTAGTCTACCTCTTCGCCAAGCTGGTCGCGGATGGCATGGTACATATCCGCGTCACAGTTGGATCCTGGAAATACGATGACCGCAAACTTCATGAAGAGACAACCTCCTCGATCTCATAGCTATAATCTTCAATGACCGTATTAGCAAGAAGTTTTTCGCACATTTCTTTCACTCGAGCATCGACATTGCTTGTATCAGCTAATGTTAGCTCCATGTATTTTCCGATGCGAACATCCTGTACTTCCTTATATTCCATTGTATGAAGAGCATTTTGAACAGCCACTCCCTGTGGATCAAGAACACTTTCTCTTAGCGTTACGTAGACTTTAACTTTATACATTATTGGCCTCCCAAGCGTGTTAGTATTTCCTGATATCCATCCTGCAAACTTCCTAGATTACGGCGAAATAGATCCTTATCAAACTTCTGGTTTGTCTCTATATCCCAAAGTCGACATGTATCTGGTGAGATTTCGTCAGCTAGAAGTAGTTCTCCATCATGTGTCCGACCAAATTCTAGTTTGAAATCAACTAATCTCACACCAATACCTGCAAACAACTCAACTAATAATTGATTAACCTTTTTGGCTTGAATCTTAAGAGATTCGACTTCTTCAGATGTTGCGGCTTCCAGAAGATATACATGATCTTCCGTTATGAGCGGATCTCCTAATGCATCGTCTTTGTAATAAAATTCAACGATTGGTTCAACCAATGGTGTACCCTCGGCAATACCTAATCTCTTAGCCATACTACCAGCCACAACATTACGAACGACTACTTCAAGTGGTACAATCTCAACCTTACGAACGAGCTGTTCTGTGTCAGATAATCTCCGAATGAAGTGACTCTCAAGCCCTTTTTCATTCAAATGATTAAAGATTAACGTTGAAATCTCATTGTTAAGCCTTGCTTTGCCTTCGAGTGTATCTTTTTTCTCTCCATTAAATGCTGTGGCGTCATCCTTATAAGTCACCCACAATACATTCTGTTCAGAGGTTTGATAGATTCGTTTAGCTTTACCTTCGTAAAGTAGCTCCTGCTTCTCCATTGATTGAAACCCTCCTAGATAGAATCAGTTTAAGCCAAGACGTGTGAAGATCGTGTCCACGTGTGTTAAGTGATGCTCATAGTTAAAGCACTCATCCAACTCTTCTTTAGAAAGAACGGACGTGATGCGTTCTTCTGCATCAACCAACTCACGGAATTGAACGCCTTCCTCCCAAGCTTGCGTCGCCTTAGGTTGAACAAGGTCATAGGCTTCTTCACGAACCATTCCTTTATCAATTAATGAAAGCAGTACGCGTTGCGAATAGATAAGACCATACGTACGAGTCATGTTGCGCTTCATATTCTCAGGGAAAACCGTCAAATTCTTCACAATGTTAGAGAAGCGATTCAACATGTAATTCAGACCAATGGTTGCATCCGGTAAAATAACACGCTCAGCAGATGAGTGAGAGATATCACGCTCGTGCCATAACGGTACGTTTTCGTAAGCTGTCAGCATGTATCCTCGAATTAAACGCGCAAGTCCCGTCATATTCTCAGAGCCAATTGGATTACGCTTATGCGGCATAGCTGAAGATCCTTTTTGACCTTTTGCAAAAAACTCT encodes the following:
- the purQ gene encoding phosphoribosylformylglycinamidine synthase subunit PurQ, giving the protein MKFAVIVFPGSNCDADMYHAIRDQLGEEVDYVWHNDTSLEGYDGILLPGGFSHGDYLRSGAIARFAPIMNAVIEAAKAGVPVLGVCNGFQVLLEAGLLPGAMKRNEGLKFICRPVQLTVANAETMFTTGYVEGSEITVPVAHGEGNYECDDETYQKLEANNQIVFRYSSNVNGSRNQIAGIVNEAGNVLGMMPHPERAVEELLGSADGLALFQSILKNWRNSHVTTR
- the purS gene encoding phosphoribosylformylglycinamidine synthase subunit PurS, with protein sequence MYKVKVYVTLRESVLDPQGVAVQNALHTMEYKEVQDVRIGKYMELTLADTSNVDARVKEMCEKLLANTVIEDYSYEIEEVVSS
- the purC gene encoding phosphoribosylaminoimidazolesuccinocarboxamide synthase, whose amino-acid sequence is MEKQELLYEGKAKRIYQTSEQNVLWVTYKDDATAFNGEKKDTLEGKARLNNEISTLIFNHLNEKGLESHFIRRLSDTEQLVRKVEIVPLEVVVRNVVAGSMAKRLGIAEGTPLVEPIVEFYYKDDALGDPLITEDHVYLLEAATSEEVESLKIQAKKVNQLLVELFAGIGVRLVDFKLEFGRTHDGELLLADEISPDTCRLWDIETNQKFDKDLFRRNLGSLQDGYQEILTRLGGQ